A genome region from Segatella copri includes the following:
- a CDS encoding glycogen/starch synthase, giving the protein MAKKVLFINQEIDPYVAESHMSIMGRELPQKMQEAGFEIRTFMPKWGTINERRGQLHEVIRLSGMNLIIDDTDHPLIIKVASIPTTRQQIYFIDNDDYFKSRQMGTDENGKEYADNGERAIFFARGVLETVKKLRWQPDVIVCQGWASAVVPFYVKTAYSEEPSFAESKVITALYTNELKGELGTNFKRCVAFRDAKSELLDGYQDDFDFIELGKLAIDYSDGVVEGEEEANQILVDYAKEKNKPVLAYPGEDIQEPYADFINKVCPDAE; this is encoded by the coding sequence ATGGCAAAAAAAGTATTATTTATCAATCAGGAGATCGACCCATACGTAGCCGAGTCTCACATGTCAATCATGGGACGCGAACTGCCTCAGAAGATGCAGGAAGCAGGTTTTGAGATCCGCACCTTCATGCCTAAGTGGGGCACCATCAACGAGCGTCGCGGACAATTGCACGAGGTCATTCGCCTGTCTGGTATGAACCTTATCATAGATGATACAGACCATCCGCTGATCATCAAGGTTGCATCTATACCAACAACACGACAGCAGATTTATTTCATCGATAATGACGACTATTTCAAGAGCCGCCAGATGGGCACCGATGAAAACGGAAAGGAATATGCCGACAACGGAGAAAGAGCTATCTTCTTTGCACGTGGCGTATTGGAAACCGTCAAGAAGCTCCGCTGGCAGCCTGATGTGATCGTCTGCCAGGGTTGGGCTAGCGCAGTAGTACCATTCTACGTAAAGACTGCCTACAGCGAAGAGCCTTCATTTGCAGAATCAAAGGTGATTACCGCTCTCTATACCAACGAACTTAAGGGTGAACTGGGTACCAACTTCAAACGTTGCGTTGCCTTCCGCGATGCCAAGTCTGAACTGCTCGACGGCTATCAGGACGACTTCGACTTCATTGAGCTCGGCAAACTCGCCATCGACTATAGCGACGGTGTGGTAGAAGGTGAAGAAGAAGCTAACCAGATTCTCGTTGATTATGCGAAGGAGAAGAACAAGCCTGTATTGGCTTATCCGGGAGAAGATATCCAGGAGCCATACGCAGACTTCATCAACAAGGTTTGTCCTGACGCAGAATAA
- a CDS encoding DUF4270 domain-containing protein has product MKILRLLTVLVIAALTFAACDDTTEGIGGSITNKIDNINISDSAFNVTTKSIVAGAVLSRNNTGLIGKMKDPETGNYVKGDYMTQLSVLPTFSVDTLDYIKQANKGSIEADSCYLLVSYNASYGDTIAPMKVTAYEMTKPMAEDKEYYSDYNAFKEGWVSENNPHWSSNYNLSNTSDVKNFKIYLNKKYEKDGKTYKNYGSYIMQTYAEHPEYFKTNYKFLHNVCPGFYIKNVGGTGNMAKIWNTELIFYWTRHKTIKAKDGVTDSTAVSIGYNRFDGTEEVLQLNKIENDTENLKKLASKDQEKCTYLKSPAGIFTEVTLPIEDIMKGHEKDTLNTATISFPRLNNENEDNPYNFATPSTILMVQKDSLQSFFEKSKLADSRTSYTASYSSTGTYKNAYTFQNIANLVSAMYKNKGKGENWNKVVLVPVNVITTTQGYTTVISKINHDMSLASTRLIVGTDDPDKDYTTDKVTGKKVASGPIRIKVIYSKFKEE; this is encoded by the coding sequence ATGAAAATTTTAAGACTCTTAACAGTATTAGTAATAGCAGCGCTTACTTTCGCTGCATGTGATGATACCACCGAGGGAATCGGTGGTAGCATCACTAATAAGATAGACAACATTAACATTTCTGACTCAGCGTTCAATGTTACCACAAAGTCTATAGTAGCAGGTGCCGTATTGAGCCGCAACAACACGGGACTCATCGGAAAGATGAAAGACCCGGAAACCGGCAACTATGTAAAGGGCGACTACATGACCCAGTTGAGCGTATTGCCTACTTTCTCTGTAGATACACTCGATTACATCAAGCAGGCAAACAAGGGTTCTATCGAAGCAGACTCATGCTACCTTCTGGTTTCATACAACGCCAGCTATGGTGATACTATCGCCCCAATGAAGGTGACAGCCTATGAGATGACAAAGCCGATGGCAGAAGATAAGGAGTATTACTCTGATTATAATGCCTTCAAGGAAGGCTGGGTAAGCGAAAACAACCCGCATTGGAGCAGTAATTACAACTTGAGCAATACATCAGATGTCAAGAACTTCAAGATTTACTTGAATAAGAAGTATGAGAAAGATGGTAAGACATACAAGAACTATGGTTCTTACATCATGCAAACATACGCAGAACATCCAGAGTACTTCAAGACCAACTACAAGTTCCTGCACAACGTCTGCCCTGGCTTCTATATCAAGAATGTAGGCGGTACGGGTAACATGGCTAAGATCTGGAATACAGAGCTTATCTTCTACTGGACCCGCCACAAGACCATCAAGGCAAAGGACGGCGTTACAGACAGTACAGCTGTAAGCATCGGATACAACCGTTTCGATGGTACAGAAGAGGTATTGCAGCTCAACAAGATTGAGAACGATACCGAGAACTTGAAGAAGTTGGCAAGTAAGGATCAGGAGAAATGTACTTATCTCAAGTCACCGGCAGGTATCTTCACCGAGGTTACCCTCCCTATCGAAGATATCATGAAGGGACATGAGAAGGATACGCTCAACACAGCTACCATCTCTTTCCCACGACTCAACAATGAAAACGAAGACAACCCATACAACTTTGCTACACCAAGCACCATCCTGATGGTACAGAAAGACAGTTTGCAGTCGTTCTTCGAAAAGAGCAAGTTGGCTGATAGCCGTACTTCTTATACAGCAAGCTATAGCAGTACAGGCACCTACAAGAATGCCTATACATTCCAGAATATTGCCAATCTGGTTTCTGCCATGTATAAGAACAAGGGCAAGGGGGAAAACTGGAATAAAGTAGTACTGGTTCCTGTAAACGTCATCACAACCACACAGGGCTATACTACCGTCATCTCCAAGATTAATCACGATATGTCACTCGCTTCTACCCGACTCATCGTGGGGACGGATGATCCTGACAAGGATTATACCACAGACAAGGTGACTGGTAAGAAGGTGGCATCTGGTCCGATCCGAATCAAGGTGATTTACAGTAAGTTTAAAGAAGAATAA
- a CDS encoding dehydrogenase, producing MADNFLERHREEYEIRKAAWLKKKKLFMKSAKKQKPQTQMPRPEDEAL from the coding sequence ATGGCAGATAATTTTTTGGAGCGTCATCGCGAAGAATACGAAATACGCAAGGCTGCATGGCTCAAGAAGAAGAAACTATTCATGAAGTCAGCCAAGAAACAGAAGCCCCAGACACAGATGCCACGTCCTGAAGACGAAGCGTTATAA